In Streptomyces sp. NBC_00448, the following are encoded in one genomic region:
- a CDS encoding ABC transporter ATP-binding protein: MRRPAPTPFTQDSTDVVLDVRNLRVEYVGEGGARTPAVSDVSFRLRRGEVLGIAGESGSGKSTLAYAITRLHKPPAEISQGEVHYTGPDGGTVDVLAMDDAELRGFRWEELSIVFQSAMHALNPVLRIGAQIEDVIVAHRPKMNAPERAARVIELLGIVGIPADRANSYPHELSGGMRQRAMIAVGLALDPEIIVMDEPTTALDVVIQRQIIEKIMELKDRLGFSVVFITHDLSLLIELSDTIAVMYGGKVVEMAPADDFYRRPQHPYSRGLLASFPTLGGPKRELTGIPGSPPDLRRLPTGCAFRPRCPHAFDACATQVPPLYQVGGPGGGTGLAACLLHADAASGAKAGAAEPGAAGPGTARPAHPETTPNELATGETR, from the coding sequence GTGCGCCGGCCGGCCCCCACCCCGTTCACCCAGGACAGCACCGACGTCGTGCTGGACGTGCGCAACCTGCGGGTGGAGTACGTCGGCGAGGGCGGCGCCCGCACCCCGGCGGTCAGCGACGTGTCGTTCCGGCTGCGCCGCGGCGAGGTGCTCGGCATCGCGGGCGAGTCCGGCTCCGGCAAGTCCACCCTCGCCTACGCCATCACCCGACTGCACAAGCCGCCGGCCGAGATCAGCCAGGGCGAGGTCCACTACACCGGCCCGGACGGCGGCACCGTCGATGTGCTGGCCATGGACGACGCCGAACTGCGCGGATTCCGCTGGGAGGAGCTGTCCATCGTCTTCCAGTCGGCGATGCACGCGCTCAACCCGGTGCTGCGGATCGGCGCGCAGATCGAGGACGTCATCGTCGCCCACCGGCCGAAGATGAACGCGCCCGAACGCGCCGCCCGGGTGATCGAGTTGCTCGGCATCGTCGGTATCCCGGCCGACCGCGCCAACTCCTACCCGCACGAACTTTCCGGCGGGATGCGGCAGCGCGCGATGATCGCCGTCGGGCTGGCACTGGACCCCGAGATCATCGTGATGGACGAGCCGACCACCGCGCTCGACGTGGTGATCCAGCGCCAGATCATCGAGAAGATCATGGAGCTCAAGGACCGGCTCGGCTTCTCGGTCGTCTTCATCACCCACGACCTGTCGCTGCTGATCGAACTCTCCGACACCATCGCGGTGATGTACGGCGGCAAGGTCGTCGAGATGGCGCCGGCCGACGACTTCTACCGCCGTCCGCAACACCCCTACAGCCGCGGGCTGCTGGCGTCCTTCCCCACCCTCGGCGGGCCCAAGCGGGAGCTGACCGGTATCCCCGGCTCCCCGCCCGACCTGCGCCGGCTGCCGACCGGGTGCGCCTTCCGGCCGCGCTGCCCACACGCGTTCGACGCCTGCGCCACGCAGGTGCCGCCGCTGTACCAGGTGGGCGGACCCGGCGGCGGCACCGGGCTGGCAGCCTGCCTGCTGCACGCCGACGCCGCATCCGGGGCGAAGGCCGGCGCCGCGGAACCCGGTGCCGCCGGCCCCGGCACGGCGCGGCCCGCGCACCCCGAGACGACCCCGAACGAACTGGCGACAGGTGAGACCCGATGA
- a CDS encoding ABC transporter ATP-binding protein, giving the protein MSAETTATAATGAGGTGGTAAERPVLEAVHVTKHFPVRGGLPVRGAERKVVHAVEDVSLRLYAGRITALVGESGSGKSTLARLLAQLYPLTSGEVRLHGEPVRALRGRAFRDHVRKVQLILQDPFGSFNPVATIAGTLKRAVALHHPGKHGKDRTAVIDDLLTQINLVPPRQFTAKYPHELSGGQLQRLSIARALAADPEVFLADEPVSSLDVSIRLGILNLLRRLTEERNAAMLYVTHDIASARYFATDTAVMYAGQVVESGPSEAVTQQAAHPYTQLLIASAPDPSRVGADRVRDIGQPPSLINPPSGCRFHPRCPYAMERCAGQVPEPFELSPGHTARCWLYADDPEARARRADNAEAVANLTAPVAEVATATGSATATAPTPATAPAPATAATPDSPDASDTPDAPAS; this is encoded by the coding sequence ATGAGCGCTGAGACCACGGCCACGGCGGCCACCGGCGCCGGTGGCACCGGCGGCACCGCCGCCGAGCGGCCCGTGCTGGAAGCCGTCCACGTGACGAAGCACTTCCCGGTGCGCGGCGGACTGCCGGTGCGCGGCGCCGAGCGCAAGGTGGTGCACGCCGTCGAGGACGTGTCCTTGCGGCTGTACGCGGGCCGGATCACCGCGCTGGTCGGCGAGTCCGGCTCGGGCAAGTCCACCCTCGCCCGGCTGCTCGCCCAGCTCTACCCGCTCACCAGCGGGGAGGTGCGGCTGCACGGCGAGCCGGTCCGGGCGCTGCGCGGCCGGGCCTTCCGCGACCACGTGCGCAAGGTCCAGCTGATCCTCCAGGACCCGTTCGGCTCGTTCAATCCGGTCGCGACGATCGCCGGCACCCTGAAGCGGGCGGTCGCGCTGCACCACCCGGGCAAGCACGGCAAGGACCGGACCGCGGTCATCGACGACCTGCTGACCCAGATCAACCTGGTGCCGCCGCGGCAGTTCACCGCGAAGTACCCGCACGAGCTGTCCGGCGGGCAGTTGCAGCGGCTGTCCATCGCCCGCGCGCTGGCGGCCGACCCCGAGGTGTTCCTCGCCGACGAGCCGGTCTCCAGCCTCGACGTCTCCATCCGGCTGGGCATCCTCAACCTGCTGCGCCGCCTCACCGAGGAACGCAACGCGGCGATGCTCTACGTCACCCACGACATCGCCTCCGCCCGCTACTTCGCCACCGACACCGCGGTGATGTACGCCGGCCAGGTGGTCGAGTCCGGCCCGTCGGAGGCGGTGACGCAGCAGGCGGCGCACCCGTACACGCAGTTGCTGATCGCGTCCGCGCCGGACCCGTCGCGGGTCGGGGCCGACCGGGTCCGGGACATCGGGCAGCCGCCCAGCCTCATCAACCCGCCGTCCGGCTGCCGGTTCCACCCGCGCTGCCCGTACGCGATGGAGCGGTGCGCCGGACAGGTGCCGGAGCCGTTCGAGCTCTCCCCCGGCCACACCGCCCGGTGCTGGCTGTACGCCGACGACCCCGAGGCCCGCGCCAGGCGCGCGGACAACGCGGAGGCCGTCGCGAACCTCACCGCACCCGTGGCCGAGGTCGCCACCGCGACCGGCAGCGCCACCGCCACCGCGCCCACCCCCGCCACCGCACCGGCGCCGGCGACCGCCGCCACGCCCGACTCGCCGGACGCATCCGACACTCCGGACGCACCCGCCTCCTGA